ACGGCGTTCGAAGCCGCGGTGCGCCACGGCGGCTTTTCCCGCGCCGGGGCCGAAATCGGCCTGACCCAGAGCGCGGTCAGTCGCCAGATCGCGCAACTGGAGGACTGGCTGCAAATGCCGCTGTTCGACCGGATCGGGCGAAGGGTGCGCCTGAACGCGGCGGGGCGGGCCTATGCCGACGATCTGCTCCCTGCGCTCGATAGCATCCGCCGGGCCACGGCGAGAGCGTCGGCGCGGCCGTCGCGGACGGCGCTGCGGATCGCCACATTGCCCAGCTTCGGGATGCGCTGGCTCGCGCCGCGCCTGCCGCAGCTGACCGCGCGCCATCCCGATCTGGTGATCGACTTCGCCGCCCGATCGCAGCCCTTCGATTTCGGGCATGAGGATTTCGATGCAGCTGTCCATTTCGGTGTCGCAGAGGACTGGCCGGGCGTCGCGATGGACTTTCTGTTCCGTGAAGAAGCGGTGCCGGTTTGTGCCCCCGCCTGGTTGGCGGCGCACCCGCTGCGCGATCCGGCCGACCTGCTGCGCGCGCCGCTGCTGAGCCAGGCATCGCGGCGGGACGCCTGGGCGCGTTGGCTCATGGCGGCGGGGGTGGACACGTCCGATCTGGCGCAAGGCGCGGCCTATGAGCATTTCCTGATGCTGGCGCAGGCCTGCGCCGCCGGGGTCGGCGTGGCGCTGATCCCCAGCTTCCTGATACAGCCGGAACTGGAGGCGGGGACGCTGGTCATCCCCTTCGCCCGGCCGTTATCTACCGATCAGGCCTATTATCTGGTCTATCCGACCGGCGCTCTGGGCGCGGGGCCGTTGGCGCAATTCCGGGACTGGATGGTGGATCAGGCGCGAAGCGCGTGATCCCCTACATCTTCTTGGGCATGCAGTCGGCGCCCGCCGCCTTGATCGCGCCGCACAGGCGCGCGGCGTCGCCGCTGCTGGCGATCGGACCGGCCTGAAGCCGGGTCACGGCGCCGGCCTTCACCAGATAGGGTTGATAGGCGGACAGACCGCTCACCTTGCGGCTGAGCTGACTCCACAGCGCGCGGGCGCGACCTTCCTCACCGAAAGCGCCGAGCTGGACGCGCCAGCCGCCCGATGCCGCCGGGGCAGGAGCGCTCGACGCGGGACGGGCCGGTGCCGGTACGGGCACGGTTTTCAGCTTGGCGACGGCCACCTGCGCCGGAGCCTTGGCAGGGGCAGGCGTCGGCTTGGGTGCTGCGGGTGTAACGGTGGACGCAGGCACCGCAGCACTGCGGACCGCCGAGGGCGTGCTGCGCGATGGGGCAGACGGCGCGGCGGCCAGCGCCCGGCCGGCGTCACCCTTTTCCATGTTGGCGGCCAGCGCCAGACCCTGCTTGCGCTGATCTTCGGGAATATATTTGTCCATCTGCTCCAGGCTGGTCGCGGCCTGCGTCAGGCCGGACGCGGATGCGCGCGTCATCAGCGCATAGGCGCGCACCCAATCCTTGGGCGCGGTATCGCCGTTGAACAGGGCCGTGCCGACGATATATTGGGCGCGCGGTTCGCCCCGCAGCGATGCACGTTGCAGATAAGGCATGGCCGCCGCGCGGTCGCCCTGCTGGAACATCAACAGGCCCAGATTATCTTCTGCGCGCAAATGGCCCTGCACCGCTGCCTTGCGATACCAGTCGATCGCGACATTGACGTCGGGCTGAACGCCACGGCCCAGCTTATAGGCCTGGGCCAGGTTGAACTGCGCGTCGGGGTCGCCCGATTGCGCCAGCGGCCGCCATTCGGCGATCGCCTTGGCATAATCGCCCTGTTGCCAGGCATCTACGCCCGTCTTCACATCCGCCAGCGCAGGAAGCGCGACGCCCAGCATCGCGGCCAGCGCCGCGGTTCCCCAGATATGCTTCATGTGCACAGGCTCCAGTGCGAAAATCCTAATGGATAACAGCCATGGCCAGATAAGGTTAAAGTCCTGTTAGCGTAAGGCCGAAATATAGGGTGACGGAGCAATAGCATGGCCGGGTCGTCGGGCCGCTTTTGCCTGCGGTTAACCAAATTTTAGCGCGACTTGTGGCAGTTCAACCCGGAACTGGATTTTCGGGGGGTGTGCGTTGCGGATTTTGGCGATGGCGTCGCAAAAGGGTGGATCTGGCAAGACGACCTTGTCGGGCCATCTGGCCGTGCAGGCGCAACGGGCCGGGGCTGGTCCGGTCGTCCTGATCGACATCGACCCGCAGGGGTCGCTTTCAGACTGGTGGAACGAGCGGGAGGCGGAGTTTCCCGCCTTCGCCCAGACCACCGTCGCGCGGTTGGCCGCCGACCTGGAGATATTGCGCCAGCAGGGGTTCAAGCTGGCCGTCATCGACACGCCGCCCGCGATCACCATGGCGATCCAGAGCGTCATTGCGGTCAGCGAACTGATCGTCGTGCCGACCCGGCCCAGCCCCCACGACCTGCGCGCCGTGGGTGCGACGGTCGACCTGTGTGAACGGGCGGGCAAGCCGCTGATCTTCGTCGTCAACGCCGCCACGCCCAAGGCGCGGATCACGTCCGAAGCCGCCGTCGCGCTGTCGCAGCATGGCACGGTCGCGCCGGTGACACTGCATCACCGCACCGATTTCGCCGCGTCGATGATCGATGGTCGCACCGTGATGGAGGTCGATCCCAAGGGCCGCTCCGCCGCCGAAGTGGAGGCGCTCTGGTCCTACGTGTCGGATCGGCTTGAAAAGAATTTCCGCCGCACGGTCTTTTCCGTGCCCCAGGGCAGCAGCGTCGGCACGATCGCGGCCCGCCCGGTGAGCGGCGGCTTCGGTCGCCGCGTGATCGGCCAGTAAGGGACAGTATGATGGCCGAACCCAAACCGCTCGCTTCGCTGACCTCCGGCCTGCTCGCCCGCAAAGGCGCTGCCCAGCCCGCCATGCGCCGTCCGACGCTGGGCTTCACCCGCACGCCTTTGACGGCGTCGCCGGACGATCTGGGCTGGAACGACATGGGCTTCGATGTCGAACCCATCCATGAACCGACCGAGGAACTGGCCGCGCCGATCGGCCTGACGCCGATGGCGCCGGTCATTCCCGTGCCGCCCGTTATGGTGGAGCGCCAGTTGCTGGCGACGCGTCTGGCGCGCCAGCTTCTGTCGGCCGATGCGCCCGTGCGCGGGCGAAAGACCGCTTTCACGCTGCGGCTGGATACCGGACGGCATCTGAAACTGCGCCTGGCCTGCGCGATCACGGGGCGTTCGGCCCAACAGATCGTGACGCAGGCGCTGGACGATCTTCTCAACGACCTGCCGGAAATCGACCGGCTGACGGAGCAGCTGCCGCCTGCGGGCGATGGCGAGCGCATGAAGGGTGGGTAAAATCATGAAACGCAACACATTCGCAAAGGCAGCGCTATCGTCCCTGCTGGTCGCCACGACCATGGTCGGCTGCACCGGCGCGGCGTTCCGCCCGTCGGCTTCGGCCGTCCGGCAAAAGGGCGATCCGGGCAAGCTCGCCATCACGGCGGAAAGGGCCCTGGCCGACCGGAACGCGACCAAGGCGGTGGAAGCCGCCGAGGCGGCGGTAGGACTCGAGCCTCAAAATGCCGCCTATCGTCAGATATTGGGCCGTGCCTATGTGCTGGCCGGCCGCTTTGCGTCGGCGGAAACGGCGCTGGGTGACGCCGTCGCGCTGGGCAACAGCAATGCCAGCACGATCGTCAGCCTGGCCCTGGTGCAGGTGGCGCAAGGTCGGGCCGATGCCGCGCGTAGCCTGCTGACGGCCAACGCCAGCACCGTGCCTGCCAGCGATTATGGTCTGGCGATGGCGATGGCGGGCGATGCGGGCGAAGGCGTGCGTATCCTGTCCGAAGCGATTCACGATCCGTCCGCCACCGTGCGGACGCGCCAGAACCTGGCCTATGCCTATGCGCTGGCCGGGCGCTGGAAGGATGCTCGCCTCATCGTCGGCCTGGACATGGAGCCGCTGGCCGCGAACAAACGCATTTCCGACTGGGCGCAGATTGCCGAGCCGTCACTGGCACCGATGCGTGTCGCCGCACTGCTGGGCGTGACGATGAACGAGGCCGATGCAGGCCAACCGGTTGCCCTCGCGCTCGCGCCTGCCGCCACCGCCGCACCGGTCGCCTTGGCTGAGGCTGCGCCGCAGCCTGCACCGCTGCCGGAAGTCCAGCCGGTGGTGATGGCGGAGGCGGCAGCAGTCCCGCAACCGGTGGTCGAAACCGCGCCCACGATCAAGGCGTCCCGCGCGCCCGTTCGCGTCGCCGCGCGCGATTTCATCATCGAGGATCGGAACGCCAAGTCCTTCACCGCCAAAACATCATCGACCGGCGAGGCGCGGATGCAGCAGGTCGCGTTCGTGAAGCCCGTCGCCAATGGCGCCAGCCATTGGGTGGTGCAACTGGGCGCTTATGACAGCGCGGCGATCGCCAAGGAAAAATGGATGGGCATGGCCGGGCGCAGCGCTACGCTGGCAGCCTTCCCGGTGCTTACCAGCCAGGTGACGGTGAAGGGCAAGGCCTATCACCGCCTAGCCATCAGCGGCTTTGGCAGCCGCGCCGATGCGATAACGGCATGCCGGACCATTCGCGCCCGCAGCGGTCAGTGCTTCGTCCGTGAAACCGCGCAGGGCGCAACGCCTCAGCGCTGGGCGGTGGCGACCAGGGGGCGTCAGTTCGCATCGCGCTGAACCACAATCTCTCCCCCGAGAAACCTGAACGCGCGAGGCCCCGTCGGCTTCGCGCGTTTTTTCTGGGCCGCAGAAACGGTCGAATGAGAATTGCGCGATATCGGATTTGGAAAAATGGCTCCCCGAGTAGGATTTGAACCTACGGCCATTCGATTAACAGTCGAATGCTCTACCGCTGAGCTATCGGGGAACGACCGGCTTTCGTCGGACTGGCTGCGCCTATGCATCGGCTGATTTGAAATGGCAAGGGCTTCGCAAGCCCTTGATCTCAAAAAATCGTATGCGCCGGGACAGGCAAATTCCGGCCCTGCGTCGACGGCAGAATCAGTCGTCCCTGGGTGAACCGGCCACCCGGGTGATGTGCATTGCGGCCAAGCCCAAGCCCGGTAGAGCCGACAACAGGTTAAGCGCCATGGTCGCGAGCCAAGGCCGCTCCGCCAACGACCATATCAGCCCTGACCATTTGATCGGTGGCGCGATCTGACGAGAGCAGGCTCTTTGATATGTCAGCGGGTCGACACCCGCCATTATCGCTTTCGCTGCCGCCATTCCCGTCGCGATCGCGATTCCCACGCCTTCTCCTGCTATGGACGGGATCACGCCGATCTGATCGCCGATACGATATAGCCCCTCCGACGGACCATCCGCCCGCCAGCCATAAGGGATATTGGCTATGGCCTGGGCTTCCCCCACCGCGACGTCGGCCAGCCGGTCTGCCAGCCCCGGCGTTTGCGCAAGGAGGGCGGTCAGCATGGCATCGGGACGCTTGCCCGCCCTGACGAACGCGCTCTGGCGAACGGCAAGGCAAAGATTGACCGCGCCGTCCTCCTGGCCGACCAGTCCGGCATAGCCCTGGTGGAAGAGATGCAACTCGATCGCGTCGCCCAATGTCTGGATCAGTCGCTGACTCGCTGGGAATTGCCAGCGCAGGCCGACGGCGGCATCGTTCGTGGGGGCCGGGCGCGCAGCCCCGCGCACGTCATGCTTGCCGGTCGCCAATATGAGGTGAGCGGGCGTTTCGGACGTGCCGTCAGCATAGCGGACGACGCCATTGTCGATTCCGCGCACGGTCACGCCCCGCCGGATGTCGGCACCAGCCGCCGCCGCCTGGTCCAGCAAAGCCGCGTCCAGGCGTCTGCGCGACAGACCGACAGCGGGTGCGGGCAATGCCAGTTCCGTGACGTGTCGTCCGGCAAACAGGCGGGCGCGATGAATGGCATGTCCACCCAATGCCAGCGGATCGACATTGCATTCCTCCAAAAGTCGAACGCTGTTCCAACTGAGGAAGCCACCGCAGAGCATGTCCGCTGGTGTGGCGGAACGCTCTATGACGACAGGGCGTAACCCGGCGCGCGACAATTGGATCGCCGCCGCTGCGCCTGCCGGGCCACCGCCGACGATCAGCGGCATCGTTCGACGCAAAGGCGAAAGGGAAAAGCCCGAAAGACACGCGCGCCCATAATGGCCGCCTCATCCAGCAACGGCCGCCACTCATCGCGCCGATAAGAGCGCGCGATGGACAGCGTACCGTCCTGCCGCACGATCGGGTGCCATTGCATGAGGCGCGCGAGCAGGGGGTAGCCGAGATAGGCAAAGCGGTGGCGATGAAGGTCGTTGATCAGCCAGCCGCGACTGGCTTCCCCGTCCATGAAGCGCAGAAATTGGATGAGTTCCTCGCGCGACATATGATGCGCGACAAGGCTGGACAGGATCACATCCCAATTCTGGTTGGCAAGATCGGCATAATCGCCGGTCCGATAATCGATCTCCATGTCCTGCGCTGTCGCAGCTTTGGCGACGGCGGCGGATCGCGGATTGAGGTCGATGCCCACCAACGTCAGAGGGATGCGCCGTGTCCTGCCCCATTGGGCAATCGTGCGCAGCATGTCGCCCGCCCCATATCCTACGTCCAGTATCCGAAGCGGTTCGCCCGGCCGCGCGATCCGGCCCAGGAAGCCGAGCGTCGGGCGCGCCGCCATCGTCCACTTGTTGACGCGGCTCAGGTCATG
This window of the Sphingobium sp. CR2-8 genome carries:
- the gcvA gene encoding transcriptional regulator GcvA, with the translated sequence MNDSRKWLPPMSALTAFEAAVRHGGFSRAGAEIGLTQSAVSRQIAQLEDWLQMPLFDRIGRRVRLNAAGRAYADDLLPALDSIRRATARASARPSRTALRIATLPSFGMRWLAPRLPQLTARHPDLVIDFAARSQPFDFGHEDFDAAVHFGVAEDWPGVAMDFLFREEAVPVCAPAWLAAHPLRDPADLLRAPLLSQASRRDAWARWLMAAGVDTSDLAQGAAYEHFLMLAQACAAGVGVALIPSFLIQPELEAGTLVIPFARPLSTDQAYYLVYPTGALGAGPLAQFRDWMVDQARSA
- a CDS encoding SPOR domain-containing protein, with translation MKHIWGTAALAAMLGVALPALADVKTGVDAWQQGDYAKAIAEWRPLAQSGDPDAQFNLAQAYKLGRGVQPDVNVAIDWYRKAAVQGHLRAEDNLGLLMFQQGDRAAAMPYLQRASLRGEPRAQYIVGTALFNGDTAPKDWVRAYALMTRASASGLTQAATSLEQMDKYIPEDQRKQGLALAANMEKGDAGRALAAAPSAPSRSTPSAVRSAAVPASTVTPAAPKPTPAPAKAPAQVAVAKLKTVPVPAPARPASSAPAPAASGGWRVQLGAFGEEGRARALWSQLSRKVSGLSAYQPYLVKAGAVTRLQAGPIASSGDAARLCGAIKAAGADCMPKKM
- a CDS encoding ParA family protein, translated to MRILAMASQKGGSGKTTLSGHLAVQAQRAGAGPVVLIDIDPQGSLSDWWNEREAEFPAFAQTTVARLAADLEILRQQGFKLAVIDTPPAITMAIQSVIAVSELIVVPTRPSPHDLRAVGATVDLCERAGKPLIFVVNAATPKARITSEAAVALSQHGTVAPVTLHHRTDFAASMIDGRTVMEVDPKGRSAAEVEALWSYVSDRLEKNFRRTVFSVPQGSSVGTIAARPVSGGFGRRVIGQ
- a CDS encoding SPOR domain-containing protein, whose translation is MKRNTFAKAALSSLLVATTMVGCTGAAFRPSASAVRQKGDPGKLAITAERALADRNATKAVEAAEAAVGLEPQNAAYRQILGRAYVLAGRFASAETALGDAVALGNSNASTIVSLALVQVAQGRADAARSLLTANASTVPASDYGLAMAMAGDAGEGVRILSEAIHDPSATVRTRQNLAYAYALAGRWKDARLIVGLDMEPLAANKRISDWAQIAEPSLAPMRVAALLGVTMNEADAGQPVALALAPAATAAPVALAEAAPQPAPLPEVQPVVMAEAAAVPQPVVETAPTIKASRAPVRVAARDFIIEDRNAKSFTAKTSSTGEARMQQVAFVKPVANGASHWVVQLGAYDSAAIAKEKWMGMAGRSATLAAFPVLTSQVTVKGKAYHRLAISGFGSRADAITACRTIRARSGQCFVRETAQGATPQRWAVATRGRQFASR
- a CDS encoding NAD(P)/FAD-dependent oxidoreductase; the encoded protein is MPLIVGGGPAGAAAAIQLSRAGLRPVVIERSATPADMLCGGFLSWNSVRLLEECNVDPLALGGHAIHRARLFAGRHVTELALPAPAVGLSRRRLDAALLDQAAAAGADIRRGVTVRGIDNGVVRYADGTSETPAHLILATGKHDVRGAARPAPTNDAAVGLRWQFPASQRLIQTLGDAIELHLFHQGYAGLVGQEDGAVNLCLAVRQSAFVRAGKRPDAMLTALLAQTPGLADRLADVAVGEAQAIANIPYGWRADGPSEGLYRIGDQIGVIPSIAGEGVGIAIATGMAAAKAIMAGVDPLTYQRACSRQIAPPIKWSGLIWSLAERPWLATMALNLLSALPGLGLAAMHITRVAGSPRDD
- a CDS encoding methyltransferase domain-containing protein; translated protein: MIDLSRPVMAQEQMDAPDLPPETYAAVLHDLSRVNKWTMAARPTLGFLGRIARPGEPLRILDVGYGAGDMLRTIAQWGRTRRIPLTLVGIDLNPRSAAVAKAATAQDMEIDYRTGDYADLANQNWDVILSSLVAHHMSREELIQFLRFMDGEASRGWLINDLHRHRFAYLGYPLLARLMQWHPIVRQDGTLSIARSYRRDEWRPLLDEAAIMGARVFRAFPFRLCVERCR